From Candidatus Syntrophosphaera sp.:
AACACCCGGCACAGGATCCGCGGCGTAAAGGTCCTCACCGATCCCCGCAGTCAGGAACGCTGGATCTTCCTCAGCGTCAATGACCAGGAACAAACCAGGATTGTGGGTTTTCGCTACACTTGGGAACACACCCTGAAACGGGAAACGCGGGATTTCGAGGCCGTAGCGCGGACAGATTCTTTGATAAACACCCCTGATTATGAGTGGTGGGGACTTATTTACCCGGAATTCATCGAGGATATCGATGACGACGGCAGGCTGGAACTGGTCTGCCGGGCTCTCGATTCTTTCACTGTGAATCCCCGTGGGCTGGTGGTTTATGACTTTGCCAGCGGGCGGATCAAGTGGAGTTTTGAGACCAGCACTTCGCTGCATTCAGTCCTCTGCGATGATTTCGACGGGGACGGGGTCAAAGAGATCATTTGCTCAAACTATGCCCTCAAAAACACGGCTGAGATCAAACAGGGCATGGATGACTTTAACGGCTGGCTGATGGTTCTCAGCCCACGTGGTGAACTGCTCCACCGTGAACAGGCACATGAGGATTTCGGCCAGATATTCCTGGCTGCCGAGGATATCGACCAGGACGGAAAAAAGGAGATCCTCGCGGTTTATACAACCTGGGGTACCCTCAACATACCCAATTCCGTGAATATCTTCAAATGGAACGGGGGCAGATTTGTGCGGCAGAAATCCTGGGCGTTCCAGGGCTCCTTTGAAAAAAACAACTCAGCTACCACCTACAATGGCAAGGACAGTGACGGTAAAAACAACTTCATCCTGGCCGCCAAGAGTTCACCGCTGATCGTTCTGGATAAGAGCCTGAACCAGATCAGACACAAGTTCAAGGATATTGTCACCAGGGTCTGGGCCGTGGAAGATATCGATCTGGACGGGAATTCCGAGATCCTGCTTCAAACTGCGGACAATAGGTTTGTGATCCTGGACAGGAACCTGATTAAGCGGGCCGAGATCGACAATCCTTTCCCTGGTGCCGAGTACACCCATGCCCATATCGTTAGAACGGGCTTCGGCAACAAGCGCAAGATCGCCATCTGCTCTGACAGTGAAATTCGCTATTACTCCTATCAACGCAAACCTATATACGCCATAATGTACAGGTTCATCGGCCAAAACGCCGCCCTTGTCGCTCTGGCGGCCATTACGGCGGCCCTGCTCATGCTGCTGCTGATGATCCATCGCAAAAACATGTTCAGGGTGATGATCAACAGCCTGCAGCAGGGGATAGTCGTACTTTCCGGGAAGAACAGGATCTCCCAGGTCAACAAGTATCTGCTGCATCTGCTGAAGGACGAATCCGGCCAATTGCCCATACAGGAGATCAGATCCCTGCGCAAAGTTTTACCGGAGGTTTATCAAACCCTGCTCGGCTTCAGCCGCGGCAAAACGCAGGAGTACAGCACGGTTATGACTCTGGGCAGGGATAGGACCCCCCACATTGTTGATTTTTACAAACTGCATGGCGTGACCAGAAGGTTCCTGATCACCCTACGGACAGAACAGGCGACCTCTGAAGTACAGAATGACAAGCTGCTCTGGGCGGACATGGCGCGCCGGCTGTCCCACAATGTGCGGCGCCATATCACGAATGTGATCATGGCCCTGAAACCCTTGCAGGATAAAGCTGAAGGTAACGGAGATAGCAAATACACCGACATCATAAGGGGCGAGATCGAAAAGATCAGGGTCTTCACCCACGCCTTCCAACGCTTCACAGAACTCAAGGATTACGAGCTCAAGATGCTGGACGTGATCCCCTCGGTTGAGCACAGTCTGGAGCACGTTTCGATCCCAGCCTCCATCCAACTGATCAAGAATTGGCAGCTCAAATCTGTGGAAGCGCTGATCGAACCGATCCGCTTTGAGGAAGCGCTCACCAATGTTTTGAACAACGCTCTGGAGGCAATGCCGGATGGCGGTAACCTGCACATCAGCGTGAAGCGTTTTCCTCTGCACAAAAGCACGCAGGGCGATCTTTCTGTGCTCATCGAAGTTGAGGATAGCGGTCGGGGCATACCCAGCAAGTATCTGGACGAGATCTGGCAGCCGTTCTTCACCACCAAACAAAGCGGCACCGGGATCGGGCTGCCCGAAACCAAAAAGATCATCGAATCCATGTGCGGAACGATCGACATTCAAAGCGAGGAAGGGGCCGGGACAGTGATTTCGATCTGGTTGAAAGGGAATATCAATGAATAGGGCCAGAATCCTGGTGGCCGATGATGACGTCATTTTCTGCAACTTGGTGGAAGAGCTGCTGCTGGAAAACGGTTATGAAGTCTTGCTGGCCCTGGATACCGGGCAGGCCGCCCAGGTCCTGAAAACGAACCATATCGACATCCTGATGCTGGATCTGCGCTTTCCGGCGCTTAAAGATGGATTTGGCCTTTTGGATGACGTGCGTAAAAATTATCCGCAGTTGATCGTGCTGATGATTTCCGGGGCTGGCAACATCGAGGACGTGGTGCGCGCGATCCAAAACGGCGCGACGGACTTCATAGAAAAACCGATCGAACCGGAGCACCTGCTGCTGCGTATCCAGCGCCTGGATGAACAGCTCCTGAAGGACAGGGAGCTGAAGTCTCTGGAGCACAAGGCGATCGGCATGGTGGGTGCTTCCGAGGAAATGAAATTCGTGTTCTCCGGGATAAGTGCCGCCGCCAGATATGACTCGCCGGTCCTTATCACCGGTGAAACGGGAGTGGGTAAAGAACTCGCCGCCCGCGCAGTGCATCGTTTGAGCAAACATGGCGCGAAGGAACTTGTGGGCATCAACTGCGCCTCCGTGCCCAGGGACCTGTTCGAAGCAGAACTGTTCGGCTATGAAAAAGGCGCGTTCACCGGCGCGGTAAATTCCTACAAAGGCTATTTCGGCTTTGCCCAAAACACCTCGTTGTTTCTCGACGAGATCGGCGAACTGCCGGTCTCCGTGCAGGCAAAACTGCTCCGTGCCCTTTCCGAAGGCGAGATCCAGCGCATCGGCGGAGAACCGAGCGCCAGCCAAACCCGCATCATCAGTGCCTCCAACCAGGATCTGCAAGCCGCGCTTAGTGAAGGGAGATTTCGCGAAGACCTGTATTACCGGCTCAATTCCATCCACATCCACATTCCGCCTTTGCGCCAGCGCCGGACAGATATCGTGCCCCTCGCCCTGCATTTCCTGAGCATGTTCTGCCAGCGCAACCAATTGATGCCCAAAGAGATATCTCCAAGCGCCCAGGTCTGGCTGACCGAACAGGCCTGGGAAGGCAATGCCAGGCAATTGAAGAGCATGGTGGAACGAGCAGTTATCTTTTCTGAGCGTAACAGCTTGGAAGTGGAGGACTTCAATCCCTTGACCACGGATTTGGACCATTCCTACGAGCCTGGCGGGACCTTGCGCGATCACCTCAAACAATGCGAGGCCAATATCATCAAATCTGTCCTGAAAGCCAATGGCTACAACATTTCCCAGACCGCGAAACAGTTGGGCATGGATAAATCCAACCTCAGCAAGAGGATACATTCCCTGGGAATTGAAGTGCGCGATTAGGGGCCAGGCTTTAGCTCAGGATCCATAAGTCTGGAGATTGATAATTATTGCCAAGATCGGCACTTCGGTTGATCTTGTATCCAAGGAATCGCATTGCGGTTGTTAAAACGCAACTTCACAGGAGTTAATTATGAAATACACAGTGGCTGCATTAATGGCGCTCTGGGCCGGCCTCATCTGGTCCCAAACCATCGGAGATTGGCAAAACATCCGTTTCAGCGGAGTCAACGCGGAATCCCAGGTTTTGCTAAGGACCGAGATAGGGGCCGCGGATCTGGTCCAAAACAAGGTTATCTACAATCCTGGCAGCGGGATCGCGGAATACAACCTGACCCTGCAAAACGCCGCGACCAGCACCTACCAGGCCACCCTTCCCGCGGGAACTCCGAGACGCTACCTGGGCCTGAAAAAGCAGGCGCTGAACGATAACATACTGACCATTCCTGTATACCATACAGGAACCGCTTTGCCATCGCTTTCCCAGCTTACCAAAGCTTCCGACGATGCCCCCAATGACCAGGCGACCGCGTATTTGGACATTATTGCGGATTATGTTTCTTTCTCGGACAGCATGCTCTATACGGGGATCCAGAACCGGGGCGGCGGATTTCCCACCTACATTGGCCTGGATGTCTTTTCCTATATGAGCGTGATCGCGGATCCCCTGGCTGACCCGGACGATCCGGACGTGATCGTTTGGGCTTTGAATTACATTAACATTCCCATTGTGGGAATGTCCCCAGGTTTGTATAAGATCACCGGAACCGGGATCGAAGACTTGGTTCGGCTTGCCGATGTATCCTATCAACTGGTGGCCGAAAGCGATCTGGTGATCATGGGCTGCAACCTGGCCGACCTGCTTGCGGACCCTGATTTTGCCGCCTGGTTCGATCCCGCCGATCCGGTTATGGGTTTTCAAACCCTTGTCAGCATGACGAATCTATCTACGTCCATAACCAACATCAAGGATCAAAGCCCAGGCGCCGGATTG
This genomic window contains:
- a CDS encoding sigma-54 dependent transcriptional regulator, whose amino-acid sequence is MNRARILVADDDVIFCNLVEELLLENGYEVLLALDTGQAAQVLKTNHIDILMLDLRFPALKDGFGLLDDVRKNYPQLIVLMISGAGNIEDVVRAIQNGATDFIEKPIEPEHLLLRIQRLDEQLLKDRELKSLEHKAIGMVGASEEMKFVFSGISAAARYDSPVLITGETGVGKELAARAVHRLSKHGAKELVGINCASVPRDLFEAELFGYEKGAFTGAVNSYKGYFGFAQNTSLFLDEIGELPVSVQAKLLRALSEGEIQRIGGEPSASQTRIISASNQDLQAALSEGRFREDLYYRLNSIHIHIPPLRQRRTDIVPLALHFLSMFCQRNQLMPKEISPSAQVWLTEQAWEGNARQLKSMVERAVIFSERNSLEVEDFNPLTTDLDHSYEPGGTLRDHLKQCEANIIKSVLKANGYNISQTAKQLGMDKSNLSKRIHSLGIEVRD